One Manihot esculenta cultivar AM560-2 chromosome 6, M.esculenta_v8, whole genome shotgun sequence DNA segment encodes these proteins:
- the LOC110617821 gene encoding early nodulin-like protein 1, with the protein MASVSLVLMLCLYLSQANREILVGGKQSAWQIPSSSNHTLNLWAERTRFKVGDVLVWKYDPKEESVLQVTKEGYDKCNTSSPIKEHKDGNTKVELEHSGPFYFISGSQGNCEKGEKLIVVVLSEDHWPKSPLLPLRPSNQAYGLRDGECFFSSSSSWATGGSSVSNSSFDGPISTSVDNQIHAENTIMVCKEQLKADLHEGLYAGHSVSLFNGFQYQYSWEGVGLYNIDY; encoded by the exons ATGGCATCTGTGAGTCTCGTGCTTATGCTGTGTTTATATCTCTCTCAAGCAAATAGAGAAATCCTGGTTGGAGGGAAGCAAAGTGCATGGCAGATCCCATCTTCTTCAAATCACACCCTTAACCTTTGGGCAGAAAGAACCCGGTTCAAAGTTGGAGATGTTCTTG TATGGAAATATGATCCCAAAGAAGAATCAGTGCTGCAAGTTACAAAGGAGGGGTATGATAAGTGCAACACATCAAGCCCAATCAAAGAACACAAAGATGGCAACACAAAGGTAGAGTTGGAGCATTCAGGACCATTCTACTTTATCAGTGGATCTCAAGGGAACTGTGAGAAAGGAGAGAAGCTCATTGTGGTTGTTCTTTCTGAGGATCATTGGCCTAAATCTCCACTTCTTCCACTAAGGCCAAGCAATCAAGCCTATGGCTTGAGGGATGGA GAgtgctttttttcttcttcttcttcttgggcTACTGGTGGAAGTTCTGTCTCTAACTCTTCCTTCGACGGTCCCATTTCCACTTCTGTGGATAACCAGATCCATGCGGAGAATACCATCATGGTCTGCAAAGAGCAATTGAAGGCGGATCTTCATGAAG GGCTTTATGCTGGCCATAGTGTTAGCCTCTTTAATGGTTTTCAGTATCAATACTCTTGGGAAGGGGTTGGATTGTACAATATTGATTATTAG